The sequence TATGTGTTCGTCACCATAGGCACCAGTGAGGCAGAGCTAGAAAATCTCGAGCGTATTTTAGAAACGATCCCCATCTTGACAAACATTTGTGTAGATGTTGCCAATGGCTACAGCGCGCACTTCTTGCCCCATGTGGCTAGGGTGCGCGAGAAGTTCCCGGATAAGGTGCTGATGGCGGGCAATGTGGTGGGGGCAGAGATGAGCGAGGCACTCGTGCAAGCGGGGGCGGATATTGTGAAGGTGGGCATTGGTCCGGGTAGTGTGTGCACCACGCGCAAAATGACAGGCGTGGGCGTGCCACAATTTTCGGCGATCGTGGAGTGTGCCCAGGCGGCACACGCCTTAGGCGCTCTTGTGTGTGGGGATGGGGGCTGTGCCTGTGTGGGCGACATCGCCAAGGCGATAGCGGGGGGCGGATTTTGTGATGCTGGGGGGGATGTTGGCAGGGCATGCTGAATCTGAGGCCAAAATCGTAGAAAAAGAGGGCAAACCCTATGCCTTGTTTTATGGCATGAGTTCATACACCGCCCAAGAGCACCACGGGGGGGTGCGCTCTTACCGGGCCAGTGAGGGCAGAGAAGTCTATTTGCCCTTTCGGGGGGCTGTAGCGGCGTGTTTGCAAGAGATTTTAGGGGGACTGCGCTCCACCTGCGCCTATGTGGGCGCGACCAACTTAGAGGAGTTGCCTAAAAGGGCGATTTTTATCCGCGTGCGACGGCAAATTAACCCCGTTTACAACCATTTAGAGAGCCCGCATGGAAGTTGATTTAATCCACGCTAGGGCGCTTTACTACCGCCTATGGCACTATCTTGTGGTGTTCGTGCACAATGAAGAGCTGTTTAAAGAGTTGCAGAATTTAGTAGCGCATTTAAAAGACTATCCTTTCAACACCCAAACTGCGCAGGCGTGGCAGGAAATTGAGAGCTTTTTGGGGCAGGGTTTAGAATCGTTTAAAGCCGAGCAAAACTCCGTGTTGTTTGCCCCCGGTGAGCAGTTTGTGCCCTTGAGTGCATCTTATTATTTAGAGGGGCAGGACAATGGCAAGAAACGCCTAGAGGCGATTGCGCTTTTAAAAAAATCGGAGCTGCAGATCGAAAGCCACACGCTGAGCGCCCCCATAGCTGAGGACGATTTGGCATTTTTGACCTTGATGATGAACGCTTTTTTAAAGGAGATGTTGGCTAACCCACACTTCTTTGCGCTGCACGCCACGCTCTTTAAAGACTTCTTCCATTTATTTAGCGATGCCTTCATTAACGCTATTTCTACACACCAAGAAAGCGTGTGTTATAAAAATTGTGCTATAATCCTTGGCGCATTTATCCAACACGAACGATTGTTTTTTAATTTGGCTTAGGAGGTTTGATGAACGAGAGCGGATATCGAGAAGAAAACGAGACTAGAACAAGACGCGAGGTTTTAAAGAAGTTAGGCATTTTGGGCGTGGGGGCGATCTCTAGCCAAAGTCTGTTGGCGGTGA is a genomic window of Helicobacter sp. NHP19-012 containing:
- a CDS encoding molecular chaperone TorD family protein, producing the protein MEVDLIHARALYYRLWHYLVVFVHNEELFKELQNLVAHLKDYPFNTQTAQAWQEIESFLGQGLESFKAEQNSVLFAPGEQFVPLSASYYLEGQDNGKKRLEAIALLKKSELQIESHTLSAPIAEDDLAFLTLMMNAFLKEMLANPHFFALHATLFKDFFHLFSDAFINAISTHQESVCYKNCAIILGAFIQHERLFFNLA